Proteins from a genomic interval of Anatilimnocola floriformis:
- a CDS encoding RHS repeat-associated core domain-containing protein, translating into MGGSSAHLTSNEVTVYIVRDDNVAAALPDSSIADPPCNCGQSENRTDDEYNPQNGNHIVMPPALGSGDQIYFPRYSTGEFRPAVAAANTQFATRSTVPDSLEVNGIFYDTAGIDTEQTFRISEMLNTTGLAAGRYPYTLEVTEHYASDPDLVYPIDGHVLVSGPSNALMSPGWSIPGIDRLSVTEDGALWQSNGDKLLWFNNVDSGYQRPDGDQDYSTLVDNLNGTYTLTNRWGDTAVFNSLGFVTQKTDRNGRTTTFTYTDADSDSDDDDISEIELFDGRTLTYDYNAGRISGITDFDGREVLIDYDTNDQLKTISYPDPDDAGPLDALVSTYTYASGSSYLETADDNGNESTYTYDFAGALIGRENADGTTENFQPVLTMALVDPGSGLGTSMNPAPITLLEDIVATHQDENGEDTIYVLGPLGLPIKKIDALGNVTTYERDSDGRITKQIDPDPDGAGGESAPQTLYEYDEAGNLIEMTLPNYGVQSWVYDSTWNVPTQYTNELGLVTIYDIDPLTGWVESERQVVGDIDDLINLENDDVVTEYTYTAAPSGPTDPPAGLVETITDPLGRVKVYTYNARGVVTSVTYADGTPDEATTYTYYNADGTIDYELDELSRRTDYDYDVLGHLVLKTLPDPDGGGPLARPEFEYEYDSWNRLVKETDPLERETIYTYDKRGRQTKVELPDHDGDKSLTTTTTTYNDAGQVVATKDPLGRETSYEYDKLGRQTKVTLPEVADPTSAVNEVQVVDFDSGTEGTFKLNGNSTYAVVDLADLSNLQSLLDGIWGAGNTRVEATSTEATITFRGDLAGTNVAQMTVSNITGTKGSTPSVSTDTGGEAADVVNPTTETEYDPLGRVSLTRDALGQETKYEYTYSGTRLQITLPDPDGAGPLSSPILYQVFDVAGNLVSETDANGGVTTREYDILGRLVKVTQPDPDDWNSLTSPVTEYQYDLAGNLRFVTDPLGRVTEYQYDNRNRQVKVITADPDGAGPLPALVSESVYDDAGQLSQTTEPGNRVTDYYYDGLGRLTLTKLPDPDGAGGSPRPELESSYDAAGRKVTDTDALDNVTTYTYDDLDNLIETKLPDPDGVGGAAASVSQWEYDAAGQLLSSTDAMGNVTTYEYDNLGRTIQVTAPDPDGVGGQAAPVTKYQYSLTGNLLQVLDPLKHETNYEYDYLNRRTKSIDALGGETAFKYDAAGNLKSLTDPVDNETEWTYDRLNRVIQEKNELGNSRYFVYDAAGNLRQKTDRNERVTIYEYDELNRQTAEEWWTGTRPSVSVSPYVNGYHGNERQTVGFSEWSAPMTSGTFALTFDGQTTAPIAWDAAPTTVMAALEALSNVGVGDVVVTKIYNSGNMQWWQLDFRGSLAGLDLPQVTVDPSLVDNGSGPPTYEQEYTDYDGYHVNEEQVVSLADTTGGTFQLSFGGAWTAPIDWDATTGDIDSALEALSGVGTVSVTGSAGGPWTIEFTGAYLGQDIATLFSRSNDLTNADLVRTIEYSFNDDGDLESVNDPDATYEYTYDSLGRVANYVQNITGLTPEIEFVSQYNAASRREVLQAILDGNEDFQNTYAYDGLQRLSTLIQQSGADNVVAAKRIEFNYNGLGQYTRLDRYASTDQSEFVASSHYSYDNLNRLLKLVHSETSVTPSGWGTDPLAGYQFSYDPSSRFTSINSYVDGVTDYTHDDTNQLVGADHNTATDESYEYDENGNRIMSGYDVDPNNQLASDGIYNYTYDDEGNRLTRTKVSSGHVTEYEWDFRNRLTKVTEKDNSNNILQVTTNGYDAFNQWIRRSFDADGAGGAAAVENFFVYENGQIVLQFDGDSASDLSHRYLWGDQVDQLFADEKVTTLGSAGTVIWPLGDQVGTLRDLVSYDSGTDDATVSNHREIDSFGNLTDETDPGVDLLFGFTSRPFDETTSLQNNLNRWYDPTAGQWVSEDPIGFSGDSTNIVRYVANSPTSFADPNGLAPMSGGVGGPFFPGMPGSPWTPPPASPSQIWNSKVAAFMAWHTAEKARMTWLASVPIPPSKLNFVARYYPLLTAGPCAGFPVAGFRKVFEPVLPVGWEWDNAATMSVYHPHARWGIRKAGSGGSGAQATYDENGDLITGGLSAGTSDKVSPTVSSFGHLISDVITFSNAAELDSHFGGKEYRDLYYEVRPPNTGDAPPNYLD; encoded by the coding sequence ATGGGCGGGAGCTCCGCCCATCTCACTTCGAACGAAGTTACGGTCTACATCGTCCGAGACGACAACGTAGCTGCGGCATTGCCAGATTCTTCCATCGCCGATCCACCTTGCAATTGCGGTCAGTCGGAAAACCGAACCGACGATGAATACAACCCTCAGAACGGCAACCACATTGTCATGCCACCGGCACTGGGGAGTGGTGATCAGATCTACTTCCCACGTTATTCGACTGGCGAGTTTCGCCCAGCGGTGGCAGCAGCCAACACACAATTCGCCACGCGCAGCACTGTGCCTGATTCGCTCGAAGTGAATGGCATCTTTTACGATACGGCTGGCATCGATACCGAGCAGACCTTCCGCATCTCGGAAATGCTCAATACCACAGGGCTTGCTGCAGGTCGCTATCCGTACACGCTTGAAGTCACCGAGCATTATGCCAGCGATCCCGACTTGGTCTACCCGATCGATGGCCATGTACTCGTGAGCGGGCCGTCGAATGCGTTGATGAGTCCAGGTTGGTCCATTCCCGGCATCGACCGGCTCAGCGTTACCGAGGATGGCGCGCTGTGGCAATCCAATGGCGATAAGCTGCTATGGTTCAATAATGTAGACAGCGGTTACCAGCGGCCTGACGGCGATCAAGATTACTCAACGCTGGTCGACAATCTGAATGGGACGTACACGCTGACCAATCGCTGGGGCGACACGGCTGTTTTCAATTCACTCGGTTTCGTTACACAGAAGACGGACCGGAACGGCCGCACAACGACTTTCACCTATACCGACGCCGATAGCGATTCCGATGATGATGACATCAGCGAAATCGAACTCTTCGATGGACGCACGCTGACCTACGACTACAACGCAGGGCGAATCAGTGGCATCACGGACTTTGATGGGCGCGAGGTTCTGATCGATTACGACACGAACGATCAACTGAAAACAATCTCCTATCCTGACCCCGATGACGCCGGACCGCTCGACGCACTGGTTTCGACTTACACCTACGCCAGTGGCAGCAGCTACCTAGAAACCGCAGACGACAATGGCAATGAGTCGACCTATACCTACGATTTCGCTGGGGCACTAATTGGCCGCGAAAATGCGGATGGCACGACCGAAAACTTTCAACCGGTTCTGACGATGGCTTTGGTTGATCCGGGCTCTGGGCTCGGCACTAGCATGAATCCTGCGCCAATCACCTTGCTCGAAGATATCGTTGCCACTCACCAAGATGAAAACGGCGAAGACACGATCTACGTCCTCGGTCCGCTTGGGCTGCCGATCAAGAAGATCGATGCTTTGGGCAATGTGACAACGTATGAACGCGATTCCGATGGCAGGATTACGAAGCAGATTGATCCCGACCCCGATGGCGCCGGTGGCGAGTCAGCCCCGCAGACACTGTACGAATACGATGAAGCCGGCAATCTCATTGAAATGACACTGCCAAATTACGGCGTGCAAAGTTGGGTGTACGATTCAACGTGGAATGTTCCGACGCAGTACACCAACGAGCTGGGGCTGGTCACGATTTACGATATCGACCCGCTGACGGGCTGGGTTGAGTCGGAACGCCAAGTTGTCGGCGACATCGATGACCTCATCAATCTCGAGAACGACGACGTCGTCACCGAGTACACCTACACCGCTGCGCCCAGCGGGCCAACCGATCCGCCTGCCGGCCTGGTTGAGACAATCACCGATCCGCTTGGTCGCGTCAAGGTCTACACTTACAACGCCCGGGGCGTTGTGACTTCCGTGACTTACGCGGATGGCACTCCCGACGAGGCCACGACCTATACCTACTACAACGCCGATGGCACGATCGATTATGAGCTTGACGAACTCTCGCGGCGAACTGACTACGACTACGATGTGCTTGGCCATCTGGTTCTCAAGACCCTGCCCGATCCTGACGGCGGCGGTCCGCTCGCCCGGCCAGAATTTGAGTACGAATACGACTCCTGGAACCGTCTGGTCAAAGAGACCGATCCGCTCGAGCGGGAAACGATCTACACCTACGACAAGCGCGGTCGGCAGACGAAGGTCGAACTTCCCGACCACGATGGCGATAAAAGCCTGACGACTACGACCACCACCTACAACGACGCAGGTCAGGTGGTAGCGACGAAGGATCCGCTTGGCCGCGAGACCAGCTATGAATACGACAAGCTGGGGCGGCAGACCAAGGTGACTTTGCCCGAAGTCGCCGATCCGACATCGGCTGTTAATGAAGTGCAGGTCGTCGATTTCGATAGCGGCACCGAGGGGACATTTAAACTCAACGGCAACAGCACGTACGCGGTCGTTGACCTTGCCGATCTGAGCAACTTGCAGAGTTTGCTCGATGGCATTTGGGGGGCGGGGAATACGCGCGTCGAAGCGACTTCGACCGAGGCGACGATCACCTTCCGCGGCGATCTAGCCGGCACCAACGTCGCGCAGATGACCGTTTCGAACATCACCGGCACGAAGGGATCGACTCCGTCGGTTTCAACCGATACGGGTGGCGAAGCTGCCGACGTGGTCAATCCGACGACCGAGACCGAATATGATCCGCTGGGGCGGGTGAGTTTGACGCGGGATGCGCTCGGCCAGGAGACGAAGTACGAATACACATACTCCGGCACGCGTCTGCAGATCACGCTTCCTGATCCGGACGGTGCCGGTCCCCTCTCTTCGCCGATCCTGTATCAGGTGTTCGATGTGGCGGGCAATCTCGTCAGCGAGACCGATGCGAACGGCGGCGTGACGACGCGCGAGTACGACATCCTCGGCCGGCTCGTCAAAGTGACGCAGCCCGATCCGGATGATTGGAACTCGCTGACTTCGCCCGTAACCGAATATCAGTACGACTTGGCCGGAAACCTGCGGTTTGTCACCGATCCTCTTGGCCGTGTCACTGAGTATCAATACGACAACCGCAATCGGCAGGTGAAGGTGATCACTGCTGACCCCGATGGCGCTGGCCCGCTCCCAGCGCTCGTGAGCGAATCGGTCTACGACGACGCTGGGCAGCTCAGTCAGACGACAGAGCCGGGCAATCGTGTGACCGATTATTACTACGACGGCTTGGGACGGCTGACGCTGACAAAATTGCCTGATCCCGACGGTGCGGGCGGTTCGCCCCGGCCGGAGTTGGAATCGAGCTACGATGCAGCCGGGCGAAAGGTGACCGACACCGACGCACTCGACAACGTCACGACCTACACTTACGACGACCTTGATAACTTGATCGAGACCAAACTCCCTGACCCGGATGGTGTGGGTGGTGCCGCCGCTTCGGTCAGCCAGTGGGAATATGATGCCGCTGGCCAGCTGCTGAGCTCCACCGATGCCATGGGGAACGTCACGACTTACGAGTACGACAATCTGGGTCGCACGATCCAAGTTACCGCGCCCGATCCGGACGGAGTTGGTGGTCAGGCTGCTCCCGTGACGAAGTATCAATACTCGCTCACTGGTAACCTGCTACAGGTTCTCGACCCGCTCAAGCACGAAACGAACTACGAATACGACTATCTCAACCGTCGAACGAAGAGCATCGATGCACTAGGTGGTGAGACCGCATTCAAATACGACGCAGCAGGTAATTTAAAATCGCTCACTGATCCGGTTGATAATGAGACGGAATGGACCTACGACAGACTCAATCGCGTGATCCAGGAGAAGAACGAACTCGGCAACAGCCGGTATTTTGTTTATGACGCAGCGGGGAACTTGCGGCAGAAGACTGACCGGAATGAACGGGTGACGATTTACGAATACGATGAACTGAACCGTCAGACCGCCGAGGAGTGGTGGACCGGCACACGTCCCAGCGTTTCGGTGAGCCCGTATGTGAATGGGTATCACGGTAACGAGCGGCAGACGGTTGGGTTTTCAGAATGGAGTGCGCCGATGACGTCGGGGACGTTCGCGCTGACGTTCGATGGGCAGACGACGGCGCCGATTGCCTGGGATGCAGCCCCTACGACAGTGATGGCGGCACTGGAGGCCCTGAGCAACGTCGGCGTGGGTGATGTCGTGGTCACGAAGATTTACAATTCCGGGAACATGCAATGGTGGCAGCTGGACTTTCGGGGTAGCTTGGCCGGCCTCGACCTGCCGCAGGTGACAGTCGACCCCTCGCTGGTAGATAATGGCAGCGGGCCGCCGACATACGAGCAGGAATACACGGACTACGACGGCTATCATGTCAACGAGGAACAAGTGGTCAGTCTGGCCGACACCACTGGTGGCACCTTCCAATTGAGCTTCGGCGGAGCGTGGACGGCTCCCATCGATTGGGATGCCACGACGGGCGACATTGATTCGGCGCTCGAAGCGCTCTCGGGAGTCGGTACTGTATCGGTCACGGGCTCGGCCGGCGGGCCGTGGACGATCGAGTTCACCGGTGCTTATCTCGGTCAAGATATCGCGACGCTCTTCTCGCGCTCGAATGATCTGACGAACGCGGATTTAGTACGGACGATTGAGTACTCGTTCAACGACGATGGTGACCTGGAGTCCGTAAATGATCCTGATGCCACGTACGAATATACGTACGACAGCCTGGGCCGCGTGGCGAACTACGTGCAAAACATCACCGGGCTGACGCCGGAGATCGAGTTCGTCAGCCAGTACAACGCGGCCAGTCGGCGCGAAGTATTGCAGGCGATTCTCGATGGCAATGAGGACTTCCAGAACACGTATGCTTACGACGGCCTGCAACGGCTCTCGACACTGATCCAGCAAAGCGGCGCCGACAACGTGGTTGCCGCCAAGCGGATCGAGTTCAACTACAACGGGCTGGGGCAGTACACGCGTCTCGACCGCTACGCTTCGACCGATCAGTCGGAGTTCGTCGCCAGCTCGCATTACAGTTACGACAACCTGAATCGGCTGCTGAAGTTGGTGCATTCAGAAACTTCGGTTACACCTTCAGGCTGGGGAACCGATCCGCTGGCCGGTTATCAATTCTCCTACGACCCCAGCAGTCGATTCACTTCGATCAATTCGTACGTCGATGGCGTAACAGACTACACCCACGATGATACGAATCAACTCGTCGGCGCCGATCACAATACGGCGACAGACGAATCGTATGAATACGACGAAAACGGCAACCGGATCATGTCAGGGTATGACGTCGATCCGAATAATCAGCTCGCGTCCGACGGAATCTACAACTACACGTACGACGACGAAGGGAATCGACTGACACGGACGAAAGTCAGCAGCGGCCATGTCACCGAGTACGAATGGGACTTCCGCAATCGGCTGACAAAGGTGACTGAGAAGGACAACTCGAATAACATTCTGCAGGTCACTACCAATGGCTACGACGCCTTCAACCAATGGATCCGCCGCAGCTTCGATGCAGATGGAGCGGGGGGCGCGGCCGCGGTCGAGAATTTTTTCGTTTATGAAAACGGCCAGATCGTCCTGCAGTTCGATGGCGACTCAGCATCCGATCTGTCGCACCGTTATCTCTGGGGCGACCAAGTCGACCAGCTCTTCGCAGATGAAAAGGTTACGACTCTTGGCAGCGCAGGAACGGTGATTTGGCCGCTTGGCGATCAAGTAGGTACATTGCGCGATCTCGTCAGCTACGATAGCGGAACTGACGACGCGACTGTTAGCAACCACCGCGAAATTGATTCCTTCGGAAACCTGACTGACGAGACCGACCCTGGAGTCGACCTGCTCTTCGGCTTTACGAGTAGGCCGTTTGATGAGACGACTAGTTTGCAGAACAATCTCAACCGGTGGTATGATCCGACGGCGGGGCAGTGGGTGAGTGAGGATCCAATTGGTTTCAGTGGAGATAGTACAAATATCGTTCGTTATGTAGCTAATTCCCCAACATCATTCGCTGACCCAAATGGACTTGCTCCGATGAGCGGCGGAGTAGGCGGCCCCTTTTTTCCTGGGATGCCTGGATCACCATGGACACCTCCGCCCGCCTCGCCATCTCAAATCTGGAATTCAAAGGTCGCCGCATTTATGGCGTGGCATACTGCCGAAAAAGCGAGAATGACATGGCTGGCAAGTGTACCCATCCCTCCTTCAAAGCTCAATTTTGTAGCTCGATATTACCCGCTCCTCACCGCCGGACCCTGTGCAGGGTTCCCTGTGGCAGGGTTTCGAAAAGTGTTCGAACCAGTTCTGCCTGTAGGTTGGGAATGGGACAATGCCGCCACGATGAGCGTTTATCATCCTCACGCCCGTTGGGGAATTCGAAAGGCGGGGAGCGGCGGGTCGGGCGCACAGGCTACATACGATGAGAATGGCGACCTTATTACAGGCGGCTTAAGCGCTGGAACGTCAGACAAAGTGAGCCCAACCGTGAGCTCTTTTGGTCACCTTATTTCCGACGTGATTACATTCAGCAATGCAGCCGAGCTGGATAGTCATTTTGGTGGCAAAGAATATCGGGATTTATACTATGAGGTGCGACCACCGAATACTGGAGACGCGCCTCCGAATTACCTCGATTAG
- a CDS encoding methyltransferase has translation MREDNRQTGEEMGAERQRFDRLKGDAARPQVFSSFNLFPTPPMLAEQVIEIANIHSGLSVLEPSAGMGALAIAAREAGGAVECVEIDLPMANYLIDQGFAVECCDFLALPVGQVDRVVMNPPFKMGTDIKHIRHALEWLKPGGRLVSICANGPKQREQLQPIATRWIELPPGSFKSEGTNVATAIVIFDR, from the coding sequence TTGCGCGAGGACAACAGGCAGACGGGCGAGGAGATGGGCGCCGAGCGCCAGCGATTCGACCGACTCAAAGGTGATGCCGCCAGACCGCAGGTGTTTAGCTCGTTCAACTTGTTCCCCACGCCGCCGATGCTGGCCGAGCAGGTGATTGAGATTGCGAACATCCACAGCGGGCTGTCTGTCCTCGAACCATCGGCCGGGATGGGCGCGCTGGCAATAGCCGCCAGAGAGGCCGGTGGGGCTGTTGAGTGCGTCGAGATTGATTTGCCGATGGCAAATTACCTGATTGACCAGGGCTTTGCGGTCGAGTGTTGCGACTTCCTGGCGCTGCCCGTCGGCCAGGTCGATCGCGTGGTGATGAACCCGCCGTTCAAGATGGGAACAGACATCAAACACATTCGGCACGCACTCGAATGGCTCAAGCCCGGTGGCCGCCTAGTCTCAATCTGCGCCAACGGACCCAAGCAGCGAGAACAGTTGCAGCCGATCGCCACGCGCTGGATCGAACTGCCGCCAGGATCTTTCAAGTCCGAAGGGACGAACGTCGCCACGGCGATTGTGATCTTCGACCGATAG
- a CDS encoding DUF1559 domain-containing protein, which yields MVTRSNRRAFTLIELLVVIAIIGVLIALLLPAVQAAREAARRTSCLNNVTQLGLAVHNFEFHFEKLPPGTVNDEGPVRNEAKGTHVSWIVKILPYLEQRALAKRFHEADGAYADVNAPVRGAQIRVLQCASDGVPMTNQAGTIARSNYAGCHHDAEAPIDKDNRGLLFLNSQVRHSQIFDGSSSTLLIGEMLDSPDGLGWVSGTRATLRNTGTLETGEAYLAAGNSLGGDKQKLGPLYVGGFGSYHPGGVNIGLADGCTRFLSLQIDPQTLRQLGNRADGEIMKLY from the coding sequence ATGGTCACCCGTTCCAACCGCCGAGCATTCACGCTGATCGAGCTACTCGTGGTAATCGCCATCATTGGTGTGCTGATCGCTCTGCTGCTGCCCGCAGTGCAGGCTGCGAGAGAAGCGGCGAGGCGCACTTCGTGCCTCAATAACGTCACGCAACTGGGACTCGCCGTGCACAACTTCGAATTCCATTTTGAAAAGCTTCCGCCGGGCACTGTCAACGACGAGGGGCCGGTGCGGAATGAAGCCAAGGGAACTCATGTGAGCTGGATTGTGAAGATCCTCCCTTACCTGGAACAAAGAGCGCTGGCCAAACGCTTCCATGAAGCCGACGGCGCTTATGCCGATGTGAACGCACCCGTACGAGGAGCACAGATCCGCGTCTTGCAATGCGCCTCGGACGGCGTGCCGATGACGAACCAGGCCGGAACGATTGCCCGCAGCAACTATGCCGGCTGTCATCACGATGCCGAAGCTCCGATCGACAAAGACAATCGCGGCTTGCTCTTTCTCAACAGCCAGGTACGGCACTCGCAGATTTTCGACGGCAGCTCGTCGACCTTGTTGATTGGTGAGATGCTCGATTCGCCGGACGGCTTGGGATGGGTCTCGGGAACTCGCGCCACGCTGCGGAACACGGGCACACTGGAAACCGGAGAGGCATACTTGGCCGCGGGAAACTCACTTGGCGGCGACAAGCAAAAACTCGGGCCACTCTATGTGGGCGGCTTTGGGAGCTATCACCCTGGCGGCGTGAACATCGGACTGGCCGATGGCTGCACGCGATTTCTGTCGCTGCAAATCGACCCGCAAACGTTACGCCAACTTGGAAATCGTGCGGACGGAGAGATTATGAAGCTCTATTGA
- a CDS encoding AAA family ATPase, producing the protein MSHLAEKYRPQTFDDLVGQSKIVNRIKFMRDRGGLRGRVFWLVGNSGSGKTSAARIIANDIADSWAIQELDAQEFTLDAVRQFERMCSSKPIGEKGCHVFICNESHRLSDRVVSRLQTVLEEPCVQRNSTWIFTTTIAGQTSLFADKFDACPFLSRATVLEFESRGEQLVLDYACHVRKIAQAEGCDGQPIDRYIDLIKTCKLNLRQALMAVESGCMLS; encoded by the coding sequence ATGTCCCATCTCGCCGAGAAGTACCGCCCCCAGACCTTCGACGACCTCGTCGGTCAATCGAAGATCGTGAACCGGATCAAGTTCATGCGTGACCGCGGCGGACTGCGTGGCCGCGTGTTCTGGCTCGTAGGCAACAGCGGCAGCGGCAAGACTTCTGCCGCCAGAATCATCGCCAACGACATTGCGGACAGTTGGGCCATCCAGGAGCTCGACGCGCAAGAGTTCACCCTCGACGCGGTCCGCCAGTTCGAACGGATGTGCAGCTCGAAGCCGATCGGCGAGAAGGGATGCCATGTGTTCATCTGCAACGAATCGCACCGCCTGAGTGATCGCGTCGTCAGCCGCTTGCAGACGGTTCTCGAAGAACCATGTGTCCAGCGCAACAGCACGTGGATCTTCACCACCACAATTGCCGGCCAGACTTCGCTCTTCGCCGACAAGTTCGATGCCTGTCCATTCCTGAGCCGCGCTACGGTGCTCGAGTTCGAAAGCCGCGGCGAGCAACTCGTGCTCGACTATGCCTGTCACGTCCGCAAGATCGCTCAAGCCGAGGGCTGCGATGGTCAGCCGATTGATCGGTACATCGACCTGATCAAGACCTGCAAGCTGAACCTCCGCCAAGCCCTGATGGCTGTCGAGAGCGGCTGCATGCTGAGCTGA
- a CDS encoding DUF3560 domain-containing protein, giving the protein MRATYSPEDNKLRIYPEGTRVDSILTEAEYAEFKRDGYKWAGKQECFVAARWTPSAEDWALELAETIEDEDYSAEERSADRAERFNGYLGKRRDEAHGHADTFEAGPSAFGHQIRQRAERQAARHDRHRGRALNQWSKAEYWQQRTAGVIAHALYRSSPEVRRGRLIRLETEQRRYGNMSDRWKAHYELRIAYERAMLENEGGMAAEVEMIAGGFIGRAQIDRVNKSNVTGRVVSVQIGRKVFNIERLGADVYRAPTEEELAAFHAATKERKAKEKAARPTAPPLINPTEEDAERLQAIWNANEKARFDARPRGEEFKPSAVRRMTQAEYSERSKGTYARCRTIDVSEQLKERRRNAMGYEVAGRVTVFKVRRSDAMHNQLYRADCVLVITDKPQKPLPWDLVDEIREEQPTFNKLLPQIEEIDRICRLGWLPKEGTPEIALFNDARYLGWVYFDSMTQFGMTDAGRAALAKFNEIKADGGTPTATGILTTALRSLPPDSQGQLTSR; this is encoded by the coding sequence ATGCGAGCGACCTATTCCCCGGAGGACAACAAACTCCGCATCTACCCCGAAGGAACGCGGGTGGACAGCATCCTGACCGAGGCCGAGTACGCCGAATTCAAACGCGACGGCTACAAGTGGGCGGGCAAGCAAGAGTGCTTCGTTGCCGCCAGATGGACACCAAGCGCCGAGGACTGGGCCTTGGAGTTGGCCGAGACGATCGAGGACGAGGACTATTCGGCCGAGGAGCGCAGCGCCGATCGGGCCGAGCGGTTCAACGGCTACCTGGGCAAGCGGCGCGACGAGGCGCACGGCCACGCTGACACCTTCGAGGCTGGCCCGTCGGCCTTTGGTCACCAGATCCGCCAGCGCGCCGAACGCCAGGCCGCGCGGCATGACCGGCATCGTGGGCGGGCGCTCAACCAATGGAGCAAGGCCGAGTATTGGCAGCAGCGCACGGCGGGCGTGATTGCTCACGCGCTCTATCGTTCGTCGCCGGAGGTTCGTCGCGGTCGGTTGATCCGCCTGGAGACCGAGCAACGACGTTACGGCAACATGAGCGACCGCTGGAAGGCCCACTATGAACTGCGCATTGCGTACGAACGGGCGATGCTCGAGAACGAGGGCGGGATGGCTGCCGAAGTCGAGATGATCGCCGGCGGATTCATTGGTCGTGCTCAAATCGACCGCGTGAACAAGTCCAACGTGACGGGGCGCGTGGTCAGCGTGCAGATCGGCCGCAAGGTATTCAACATCGAACGGCTTGGTGCCGATGTCTATCGTGCACCGACCGAGGAGGAGCTCGCCGCGTTTCATGCCGCCACGAAGGAGCGCAAGGCCAAGGAGAAAGCTGCTAGGCCAACCGCGCCACCGCTGATCAATCCGACCGAAGAGGACGCCGAGCGCCTGCAAGCGATCTGGAACGCTAACGAGAAGGCCCGATTTGATGCGAGGCCGCGCGGTGAAGAGTTCAAGCCATCGGCTGTGCGCCGCATGACGCAGGCTGAGTACTCTGAGCGATCGAAAGGCACCTACGCACGTTGCCGAACGATTGACGTGTCGGAGCAGCTGAAAGAGCGCCGCCGCAACGCCATGGGCTACGAAGTGGCTGGGCGCGTGACAGTGTTCAAGGTTCGCAGGTCCGACGCCATGCACAACCAACTCTATCGCGCCGATTGCGTGCTGGTCATCACCGACAAGCCGCAAAAGCCCTTGCCGTGGGACTTGGTCGACGAGATCCGCGAGGAGCAGCCGACGTTCAATAAGCTGCTGCCGCAGATCGAGGAGATCGACCGCATTTGTCGCCTCGGCTGGTTGCCCAAAGAAGGGACGCCAGAGATCGCGCTGTTCAATGACGCTCGATACCTCGGCTGGGTCTATTTCGACTCAATGACCCAATTCGGCATGACGGACGCTGGCCGCGCGGCGCTGGCCAAGTTCAACGAGATCAAGGCCGATGGTGGAACACCAACGGCAACCGGCATACTTACGACGGCGCTGCGGTCGCTGCCGCCAGATAGCCAAGGCCAACTGACGAGCCGTTAA